Genomic DNA from Danio rerio strain Tuebingen ecotype United States chromosome 22, GRCz12tu, whole genome shotgun sequence:
TCTGAGGAAGTCTAGATTTCCGGTCATAGAGTCTGATTTAGTAGGCTCATCTTTTTCATCTAGGGGGACCATAATCCAGTGGGAGCTGTTAGACCCTGGAGTGGCCATTAACAGCTCTATAACATGCCATTCCCCATCAGCGACTACCCTTGGGCTGTGCAGGGTTACTGGTGACAATGAGGATGAAGTAGTAGGTCCACTTAGAAGCTCAAGAACCAGAAATCCATCTTGAAGAGATACAGTTACAAACTCTGATCCACTCTCTGCATGCAACACTATGGCATTGCGCTTACGTGTACGGATATTAAAGACAATACTGGTCAGATGGCGGGATATCAGCCCATTGCCTTGGTATACAAGTGTGGTGTTCTCCTGGAAAGTCACGTTTGAAATGCCTGCATAGAAATAAAGGCAGAAATAGTTTAGATGTAACTTCTTGGATGAAGATAACTATTTGCAATACAATCTCATTTGAGGCTTACAACACGTTTTCAGCAAATTTGCTACAATTTATAGCCCTTGACTTGAATTAAGAAGTCGAGTTCCATACACATGAGATTAGGTGTCATAAAATACTCACATTCATAGCCCTGGTTTAGGGCCCGGCATATTGCTTGTGGTGGGCACGGGTTGAGGTCACACCAGCTCACCTCCTCACAGTGTTGTCCTGATGTGTTAGGAGGGCAGTTGCAAGTAAAATCATCCCATGAAGAAAAGCAGATGCCACCATTTTGGCAAGGATTTTTCTGTAATGAAAAGATTATTATtaagttaatattaaaatgattattaatatGTTTAAAGATATAGATTTAAAGAGATTCTGAAGTAGTGAGATCAGGTGTTTTAAGAAACTTTGGTAATCTTAAATAGCCCCTATTATGGCCCCTTCGATGTAATGTATAACACAGCTTTATGTGAATGAAAACAAACAGCTAATGTTTATTCTCATATTAAGCTATagtcttgattaaaaaaaaaataaattaaaaaaaagagtaaactcAGAGTTACATGCATTCGGATTTTTAGCCATGTAGTTTTTGATATCTGACCGAAAAATAGTCCTGCCCACTTGTTCCGTGTGCAGACCCAGGAATATTTGAACCCACCCATGCCCTCTCCCATTTACTTTTACTTGTATGGTTTGAGCCACACAGATCAGAACGGACCTCTGTCGAGCTTGCATGTGACGTGGTCAAAATTCAAAATAGTTCAAATTTTGCAGCTTTGTTGGTCAATTAATACGGAATGTATGGCATTGTTGTTACTATGAGTtttggttaagaatagagcaatatagCTGGATGTGCTTCAACACTGTcaaccaatcaaaacagactgtgtcatcagaccaatcaacGCAGACTAGCATCACACAATGGAGGGGTTTGgaaaaatgaatcactgaactaTTAATATGGGAGTCATAGGGataatttgataaaaataaatgtgataaaaacaacaaaagtgttttttgattGTACATGCTAATCAGCCTGTTGCTGGGAATACCCAAAACTAAACTATGACCTTGTACAATCCATTATAATCCATAGGAGCACATTAacattattatggtggcttgagaaagccaacatactgttatacaacataaacttattattcttccgtatttttcttctgagactaatttctatatgcatctcctcctagaccattcatactacaaccaccaaacttacTCCAGACCTCCAAACTTGTCTGACTCGgcttgctatatcttttccaactgatcccaCTTACAGTTTTCCGAAAACTGACGCGAAAATTTCGGGAAATGTCCCATTGaattaacattggaccaaactttgtgacctcagaCAACCAATCTGCCAATCTCTGATGACCTTTACATtttttagccacaccctagcaaacacttacagcaccctagcaactgtccagtagacttccattgtaaaaaacctccattgactttacattggacatactaacaacataccaattgtTGCTAAAATGTACTGatctatactagaaacatactaacaaacatattAACAATACCAATTTATActaaaacatacaaacatacaaatcatactagcaacatgctaatttatactaaatacaggctaacaacatgttaatttatgctagaaacatgctagcataatgctaatttatactagaaccaAGCTAACAGCATGTTGATTtatgctagaaacgtgctagcataatgctaattcataacagaaacatgctaatttatgttagcaaataCCTAGCAACCAATTCAATTTATCTtaatttttatagcgcttttacaatgtagattgtgtcaaagcagctgcatagaagattatagtaaattgaaaccatctcagttcagttttcagagatgAAACAACTCAGAACACCTATAACAACGTCCTAGCAACACATtagaaaccacctagcaatgccttagcacccacctagcaaccactcagaacaccatgcCAACCAACAAGAAAACCCTAACAATCACTCAGAAAACTCTAGCTACCTCTAAGCAAtgtcttagcaactgcctagcaacaccctagcaatgccttagcaactgcctaccTAACAACCACTTAGAACAAGTTTTCTAACTACATTGAGGCATGGTTAGTGGAAACTTTACttatatatctataaataaatatataaaagcttAGCTTATTTGATTATAGCATTTTTTATGTACTCACTTAAAAACGTTCAATCAAATCATAACAATTTCTGTTGCCTTCTGTTATTTAGATTAGTTTCTTATGTCATGAATGTAAGGATTTAAGCATGACAACCGAGAGCCAAATGAGATAAGCTGATCTTTTTTTCCAGATACAGTAGCTGCCAGATCTGGTGTTATCTAATCGTTGTACAGTTGCAGTTGAAATCTCATGAGACTTCTCATTGTAACTTACTGAGCAAGTGTCATCACTGGTGCAGCCTGCAGTAACTTTCACAACGCGATCGGGTTTGTACGACATCGCAGAAGTATCAATTGGGAAAAACTCAAGCTTCTTCTCATTAAGCTGCAAGTCTTGTAGACAACCTTTAAAATGTCCACCAAACGCAGTTAAGGCTTGTACATCAAACAGGCCACCGACATTGATCGTATCCCCAAACTGAATGGAAACAGGTTGAACATATGTTGCTTCGAATTCATGATCCGAGTCCTGCAGAGTCATCATGCCATCCTCGATGGTGACACTGACAAAATGTCTCTCACCATCATTAAGCACCCTTTCACCAGTCACAGTCTTCAAGTTGTTGACTTGAACTGTCAGTTTTCCCTTTTCCAGCCACATCTGCAAGTAGTCAGAGGTGCTGTTGGCCAGCAGCACCAAAAGACCAGAGTCTTTTCGAGTACGCAAGAACATGGACAGATGAAGTGTTTCCGAGTCAGGTTCGTCATTGATGGTGAAGACAGCATAGCTTGTCGAGTCTTGCTGGGCAAATCTGGCGGTAATATACTCTgtgtaaaaaagaaaagacatACATCATACATCTTGAAGGAATAGATCATATAATTCTTCTACATTTATTTGAAGACTATCACTAGCTATGCTCCcttttggaatattgcataagaAATGCTTAATAAAAAGATCtgcatacatttttagaatgcggatacaaaataaaaaaaaaacatatgtgcaCAACTGAGTAAGATAAACTTAAGGATAGGAAGAAATGttcataaactatgatggaaactcATTTACTGACTAACCCTACTAACTGTACTAACCcttaccctaacctaaccctctaacacaggggtgtcaaactcaattcctggagggccgaagccctgcacagtttagttccaaccctgctccaacacacttacctgtaggtttcaaacaagcctgaaggacttaattagtttgatcaggtgtgtttaattagggttggaactaaactgtgcagagctgcggccaggagtttgacacctgtgttctaacAGATCATGTTACAACAAAAAGTATTAGTAGAAAAAACAGCAGAtcgaccacattgtaaaacatctgaaatgttgttttgggcATTCATTTTGCCATTTGGCCATCCCTCAGCCAAGACAGACACAAGTTTAATGTACATGTTTGGATAAAAATGTAGCTATTTTATTTACACCAGTAGCGATCAAGGCATAGTTCTGTTGTtttcttaaagagcccctattatgagttgttgaaaatgaccttccatacaGTGTGCAGCCctaagtggatgaaaacatccagctgaggtgtaaatctgaaagtgcacctagtttaaaaatatagattttttaataaaagtttcaACTTAGAGTTGTTTAAATGATTAGTTCGTCTGGATCTTTTGCATGTTCGTAACGATGTCGACacgaaacaataccaaatatgttCTGTGACAGATCAGCTAAAACGTGAACACGCTTTTCCCACACAACGCTAACAGTGTGGTTGTGTGTGGGACTGATTATGTCTTAAGATGAGTGAACATCAATGAGGGAACGTTCTGGTGATTAATACAATAATTTAACCTGCAATGGGGGATTTGTTGGACATTTGTTAAAGAAAGGATCATAATCAATCCATAGTCTTTATTGATGTATTGGACTTTGTCaaagcttgacaggaactttacagtgcacggttcatggatcagtttcctCGTCCATTTCACAAATtaaagtgtgattaaaattgttgcctccttgttttctctatatggcaaaacatgaattaaattgtgttttgttacattGGATCGCTCCACTCTGCTTGTACTGTTATTGGTTAACCTATTAAGAATgtagcaatatgctggtgtttaattgCATTGCTTTAatacactcctgcattgggctcacacatatactcaGCTCTCCGACTACTTCAAAAATCGATATGctatggtgggcatttctctctgtttcGCGCTAAATGCAGTCgcccaatcgcaacagactgggtcattggaccaatcagtgCAAATTAgcattgcgctaaggaggggtttggggaCAAATGAATTGCTGTACGAATCATAtgagagtcgctgggataattaggtgaaaataaatgcatattatacgACAATGAAAGtgctttttgaccttgcatgcaaattagcctgttgttggagacccccaaaaccaaaatatgaccctttataatgcattataggggctctttaaaaaaaattgcaacacTTTAAATGCTTCTAGTGTAGACTTAGTTAATGGAAGGTCAATTCTTGGTGTCCTTACCCTCATCACAGTTTTGACCCACATATGGGCGCAGACATTTGCACTGGTAACCTTGCCAAAGGTTAACACATTCTCCATGGTTCTCGCATGGACCAGAAAGGCATCGGTCATGATGGCTACAGCCCTGCACAACATTTACAGCTGAGCTGCTCAACCAGTCCTCCGGTATCATCAGCTGCGAGTCCACGAGCAAGTCCCTCATGCAGCCGATGAATGATCTGGAGCTCCCTCCCTCATCCAATCCTCCAACAAAGGTGCTTAGTAGGGCTGACTCCAGCTCAAGGGCGCCGATCTTTACTTGGGCTGTTGTACCACAGTTTTGTCCACCCTGGCATGgctccagcagctgcagcagcagGGTACCCTCTCCAAGTACGGCTTCTACTGTGTGCCATTCACCATCAGATACAACCTGAGGCAACATCAGAGTCCAGCTGGTTGCGTTTGGCTGAGGGTCAGTCTTAAGATCAAGAATCAGGTGTGTCTCCTGTATCTCCAGGCTGAGTGTGACCCCTCCGCTGCCCCTTTGGAAGAGCACTGTGTTCTCCAGGACTGTACGAAAGCTTAGCGTGATATTGAAATATGTTTCTGCACCCAGCAGCGGGGTCTGCAGGTGCAAGAATGCTCTGCTTGTCTCAAAGGAGAACACAGTGAGCGTTTGGCAGTAAGAGCCGGTGTAGCCAGGCTGACAGATGCAACTGTATCCATGTACACCTTCGCTGAGGAATGGGATGCAGGACGCTCCGTTCTGGCACTCGTGACCTTCGCAACCTGTAAGAGGCTCGCTACAGTTTCGACCACCGTAGAGGACTCCATCTTGGCTTTCAGAAGGGCAGATGCACTTGTAGCTGCCTAGGAAGTCTTCACATGTGGCTCCATTATGACATGGGCTGGTGGTACAGGCAGTTGTGTTTTGCTCGCACAAGGCACCTGGAAGAGGAAAAACAAGAGTAGAGTTCAGTCAAAGGTCCTGACAAATACGCACTTAGCAAGGATTGTTGCCTTAGGATAAACTGTTCTTACTGAAATTGTAAGCCAGGTTCTGCAAGAGTTTATCCTTACAACTATTTGTTGCATCTGTGCCAATGTCAGAGAAGAGTTTGTAACAAAAGAGTAGCTCATGCCAAGGTAATGTAGGGACATTTTAGTCAATAATCCCATGGGTAAACAAATATACAAAGTTGGTTGCATAACACTGATGTAACTCTATGCTAAGATGACTGCCAACCGAGTATTTTTTATTTCTAGCAACAAGTTCCTGAAATAGAGATGTAACTGTTAATATTACATCCCATGGAAATTCATAAAGTAAAGAGCATTAACTACAAAACCTGGTTATCTTAAGTCATTGCAAGTTCATTGTAGGTTCAAACAAAGTTTTCTCCAACGTAATTTAATCGACCACCATAATTGAATTATAACCTGTGTAAACTTGAAAAGACAATAAAAATGTACCTGAAATGAGTAACAGTACACTCCAAATCCCAACTACAACTTCCATGGCATTAGTAGTTCCTATTCAGTGGTCACAAATCTGCTCAGTCACTTTTTGATGGGTCCGTCAATTGCAAAGGCCATCCTAACACCCTGCCGTCAATGTACATTCCCTCCTTCAAGACAAACTGTGTACTGAAGCACTAGGCCTGCATGAAAGTCAGCTCCTGGGGGATTAGCTTAATGCAACCTGAGCACCTTACAATGGCGAAGCCCATTTATAGCCTCCGCCTCTCtgccatatcctgagctgataAACTTGTGTTCAGAAGGAaagacagtttttttctttttgtacaaTCTATAAGGTTAAACTACATCTCTGGGGTTTCTCAGAAAACCAGTAGAGTGAATTTTTGCTGTAAGATGTGTGGTGTAATGGCTGCTTTGGTTTTGTTTCAGTTTGAAATCTAATATTGTGATGATGTTCATTGTATCCAAATATACAAATCTcatatatggcaatatatgcaaatcacataAATGACATACAAGCTCATGTTGAGACTTCAAATGTGCCATCAGGTTTGCCTGAATAttccacatgaaaaaaaaaaaaactgaagtaaatAATACTACTATACTACTGTAGTGCTTTGAACCATACTACAGTAATATGTtatactgttcatttattcattcattttcttttcggcttagtcctttattaatcagggctcgccacagcagaatgagccgcaaacttatccagcatatgatttacatagcggatgcccttccagcagcaacccaacactgggaaacacccatacaccgggaaacccacgcgaacacatggaaactccagaaatgccaactgacccagtcagggctcgaaccagcgaccttcttgctatgaggcgctTCATATTATACTGtctattacattatttacaactctttgttaatgaatggtGCAGCATAATGTAGTATTAACTATAgcagcaactatagaattaccacaacagatttgtttattatattatcaatatttactataaattactattgtattttttatagtatGCGTGATGTGATGCTAATCTTAAATTTGGTACAGTCGACATGTAGCCCAAATTTCCCAACAGCACACACAATGTAGGCACAACATGTAtgctttaaattaatttgaattaaaaagtaaacaaaagttAAGAAAATAACCTACAGTTTTCCATGTTTTGAGGACATTGcagcttttaaatatatttcatgtGTTACATTTATTCTGAAGTGAagtattaaaaattttaaattttttttaaatgaacaaagaTCCAAATTTATACTTTCAGtgtatccagcctgatctcccaAGAAAAcataagcatttttttgttttgtcagttcagaggctaattcataataattactgcgaataaaaaacaaatgagtcggtcaaatgttttattctacaataaactacaatggaaacatttattttcacttttgtgGAAGACTCTTTCCATCCGTTACATGGTGCCGTTAAGGGCGTAcatgccaaagcatgcttgttGCCCCTCCCGTCCTCCTTGACGGCCCATCCTCATATTGCATACGGgcctgagcatgcttacatcatcaatgatgcgctgttcagtaagcactttcgctcagcacagtggagatttctttagtaaTATTGTTTTAGTGGTTTGATATGTTGTGACACgctgtcaaatatttcaccgaGCAGATCAGCCACtgttgacgctcataaacaatcataaagtcctcgtggtGCAGCAATTAGGAGGGtttctgaaggtgcagctgttgtgcaatgaggggtttgcgtctttaataatctacgatagtttgcgttcattaaacagtaagaatgattaattaatccatatcaaacagtcccttaaaagtcacatctcgtcgtcagtttcaggctcaggctcgctttgcactcacactacaagagTACCACGCCAaaacccaagtgaaccgcgctctggcaaaCGTCTTCCAACCGGGcaagggctggccaagtgaaccatgcctgagcccaattcagagcactcacacttcttaaatAATTCGGGAaaggggcctgggcacggttcggatagcatagtgtgagtacgccctgagTTACTTCCATTTTGCAGACAGTATATAGTCCTCTTAGCAAAAAATTACAAGACGACGTTTATTTCCACTGCCATTGGTTTTTTAAATAGGGtcttaaatgaataatgaaagtGTAATAGGTTTTGAGTGTGTGAGCCTCTGTCTAGAGACCGTTTTCTAACCCCATGTGGGGATATAGACAGTAAAGTTTATTAAATAGAATTTAATTTACACTTAAAAAGGCTCACAGTGGCTTCTATGGCTGCTAGTTTATTAGAATggatgattttgttttatttgacttGCTGGATGGAAAGGGTGCTTTATTTGCGAATGCTTTGTGCAATATTCTGGTTTTGTGCATAAATCGAATTCACGTCTTTGGATGAAAACCTAGCCAGTGTCCAAACATTTTTTAGTATTTAGACTGAAACCCTACAGTGACCACCTTTCATCAGCAGAAAGTCTTGAAAGGAGCATGTTGCGCGGACAAAAAACAGAAAGTTTAATTTAATTGGGTCCGACAGGAAAACATAATTTTTGTCctcaaacaaagaaaaaacttaACCCAAACTAGGTAAAGAATTAAAACATGGACGTGAAGAGACAAGATTTGAGTGATGTTTTCTGCAGAAGGAGCTTGGtcttttattaaatgaaattgcAATATAGAGTGAACATAAATGTTTCCACTAGAGTTTGTCCACAAAGTTTTACAATGATACCCATCCTGCTTTATTTAGAATGCTTTTGTTAATGTATGTGTAAATAAATGAGTTTGTAAGTCTGCAGGTACCTGAGAATCCTGGCGGACACTTGCAGATGAACCCGGAAGCAAGTCTGGGATTGTATCTAGCTGTAAACAGGGGCTCAGTACCGTAAAGTGTTTTCCAAGAAAGCTCCATGCAAATGCCTTCATTCACACAGGGATTGCTTTCACATTCACTGACGTCTACCTCACAGTTACGCCCTTCAAACCCTGGAACAACACAAATATGACAGAAAGCCTCATGATGCTGTGGTATACGCACATCAATATACACAATTTTTGTGACACTACAACAatgattactgtttttacattaatgtgaaGATAGGTTTAGGCTAGGggtatagatgttaataaaacacaatgtaatgaatcatttaatgtataatataaataattcttgttaactttgaGCCAGAGCAGTATTCCTTCTACACACTAAAAAggatgtttgttcaaactactcattttaaatgagctgaaacaacacagttcttaagtttttttggggacaacttaattgttttatgtgtaattgactaaaatttgtaaaaactaataagttaatttaattctttcatgttgtaccaataaaatcgattaagttaccttaattatttttataaatgtaagtggattgaacataaaacaattaagttgttcaaaAATAAAACGTAAGAACTGACATCTGTAGTtggaataaaacaaagaaaatactatgggagtcaatggtagTCTCCCCCCAAGATTtctttgtgttctacagaagaaataATCTCCCAAGTGGAGCATGAGTAACCCTTTACTTTTTTGAATGATTTGTAACTTTAAGGGGATTTCTGAAATTAAAGATTGAGAGACCCcacccattgacttgtgtcctctgtagtggacattgtgttttcatgaatttttttagaattttttgagctactctgtcaagtcctgttgtactgttcagaggacatcccgGGCTTTCtggtgatatgtcatttgattggctggcatgctaggaaccacttcttacacttcatccaaaatggccgacataaaaaaagcacatttcatgAAGAGGAGAGAAGTATGtaaactttaactttttaaaagttttttttttactattattattagatatatatgtttattaaagtgtcaggaacaatatatttagctttcaaagcagttaacttgtttgtgtttcaaaatatcatcctttttaaaatgtccactatagtggacaacAGGAACATCTTAATGTAATtagtgactgcatgttgtaggaggcagaactgaagcagagatgATAAGATAGTTGAGGGGGACTCTGACAAAGTTTGACAATCagagaattagagacaattagtgaatgacaatcagttttaaatcacttttattttaaatttattttgaattaacatcacttcttctttttttttggctcTCTCAGACTAAGCTGTttcaggaaattaaaaataaaaggaaaaaatggcttttgtttaatttttgttacattaatattggattaatatccctttacagccacaTCCTGGACAGCTTTGTTGTCTGAGTTTGGCGGtcgtttcaaactaaaatggtcccgtggtccactacagtgggcatgctgtaaaattaaaaataaaaacaaaatgtaaaaactctaaataaaactttttttaagccAAAGGATGTAGGGAATCACAGAAAAAaatgggtctcaggaggatattagcctacataaacatttttaatcagATGTTACCAGATACATTTCCAAATCCAATCCATCAATTCCGTTTAATGCAAAATCATACTTTAACTTGATATACAAGTCATTCTGCGAGTCACCTGGCCAGCAGTTGCAGGTGTAGTTCTCCTGTTGATTCTCACAGAGGGCGCTGTTGAGGCAGGGTTGAGACCAGCAGGGCGGAGGCGGGATCTCACAGTCAACACCAGTGAAGTTAGCAGTCTGTGAGCAGTCACAGCGGTAGCTACAACATATAGGCTATACTAtttat
This window encodes:
- the crb1 gene encoding protein crumbs homolog 1 isoform X1 encodes the protein MDMDLAVWGSVWLRLVACVLFVLLQWTESVTLLKTSTLCLDNPCQHQSECREALSDFLCQCQTTVPVFPSTRCDSSSTFCQLSICQGNVTCQPTGAHPGELVCQCDSGLLGQDCLSSAQLCAQGHCGDSAHCLAVRDQSPGYACICQEGYTGRSCEKEVDHCSPNPCRNRAICRSRRNGPTCFCVPGFQGQLCEIEVNECVSRPCRNGATCVDKIGHYICLCRPGYMGSSCELEIDECQSQPCLHGASCHDHINGFTCTCLAGFQGESCEINIDECRDQPCQNGALCVDEINSYRCDCSQTANFTGVDCEIPPPPCWSQPCLNSALCENQQENYTCNCWPGFEGRNCEVDVSECESNPCVNEGICMELSWKTLYGTEPLFTARYNPRLASGFICKCPPGFSGALCEQNTTACTTSPCHNGATCEDFLGSYKCICPSESQDGVLYGGRNCSEPLTGCEGHECQNGASCIPFLSEGVHGYSCICQPGYTGSYCQTLTVFSFETSRAFLHLQTPLLGAETYFNITLSFRTVLENTVLFQRGSGGVTLSLEIQETHLILDLKTDPQPNATSWTLMLPQVVSDGEWHTVEAVLGEGTLLLQLLEPCQGGQNCGTTAQVKIGALELESALLSTFVGGLDEGGSSRSFIGCMRDLLVDSQLMIPEDWLSSSAVNVVQGCSHHDRCLSGPCENHGECVNLWQGYQCKCLRPYVGQNCDEEYITARFAQQDSTSYAVFTINDEPDSETLHLSMFLRTRKDSGLLVLLANSTSDYLQMWLEKGKLTVQVNNLKTVTGERVLNDGERHFVSVTIEDGMMTLQDSDHEFEATYVQPVSIQFGDTINVGGLFDVQALTAFGGHFKGCLQDLQLNEKKLEFFPIDTSAMSYKPDRVVKVTAGCTSDDTCSKNPCQNGGICFSSWDDFTCNCPPNTSGQHCEEVSWCDLNPCPPQAICRALNQGYECISNVTFQENTTLVYQGNGLISRHLTSIVFNIRTRKRNAIVLHAESGSEFVTVSLQDGFLVLELLSGPTTSSSLSPVTLHSPRVVADGEWHVIELLMATPGSNSSHWIMVPLDEKDEPTKSDSMTGNLDFLRESVYIMLGGLGPDSGSNLIGCLSNVEIGGIVLPYYGQTEVRFPRTQEEMFNKISEEPVQTGCFGEVVCEPNPCLHGGICDDHFNLFHCFCLPGWGGDHCELNTNTCASNPCRHGYCSVQDLTYNCTCEDGYTGTNCEMKVDACAGHRCANGATCLRGFNMYSCLCTDKFTGPLCNIQIEEVPWYVVVRNIPPKLPVSICGDEQQNYTCFNGGNCSDTNMPCDCHPGFSGHWCELELDECRSNPCKNGGYCQNMVNRFQCVCEMTFAGETCEVDLNAESVTSQLLLSISLVCVVLLLVVFGVTTALVIALNRRATRGTYSPSRQEKEGSRVEMWNIVQPPPMERLI
- the crb1 gene encoding protein crumbs homolog 1 isoform X2, with product MEVVVGIWSVLLLISGALCEQNTTACTTSPCHNGATCEDFLGSYKCICPSESQDGVLYGGRNCSEPLTGCEGHECQNGASCIPFLSEGVHGYSCICQPGYTGSYCQTLTVFSFETSRAFLHLQTPLLGAETYFNITLSFRTVLENTVLFQRGSGGVTLSLEIQETHLILDLKTDPQPNATSWTLMLPQVVSDGEWHTVEAVLGEGTLLLQLLEPCQGGQNCGTTAQVKIGALELESALLSTFVGGLDEGGSSRSFIGCMRDLLVDSQLMIPEDWLSSSAVNVVQGCSHHDRCLSGPCENHGECVNLWQGYQCKCLRPYVGQNCDEEYITARFAQQDSTSYAVFTINDEPDSETLHLSMFLRTRKDSGLLVLLANSTSDYLQMWLEKGKLTVQVNNLKTVTGERVLNDGERHFVSVTIEDGMMTLQDSDHEFEATYVQPVSIQFGDTINVGGLFDVQALTAFGGHFKGCLQDLQLNEKKLEFFPIDTSAMSYKPDRVVKVTAGCTSDDTCSKNPCQNGGICFSSWDDFTCNCPPNTSGQHCEEVSWCDLNPCPPQAICRALNQGYECISNVTFQENTTLVYQGNGLISRHLTSIVFNIRTRKRNAIVLHAESGSEFVTVSLQDGFLVLELLSGPTTSSSLSPVTLHSPRVVADGEWHVIELLMATPGSNSSHWIMVPLDEKDEPTKSDSMTGNLDFLRESVYIMLGGLGPDSGSNLIGCLSNVEIGGIVLPYYGQTEVRFPRTQEEMFNKISEEPVQTGCFGEVVCEPNPCLHGGICDDHFNLFHCFCLPGWGGDHCELNTNTCASNPCRHGYCSVQDLTYNCTCEDGYTGTNCEMKVDACAGHRCANGATCLRGFNMYSCLCTDKFTGPLCNIQIEEVPWYVVVRNIPPKLPVSICGDEQQNYTCFNGGNCSDTNMPCDCHPGFSGHWCELELDECRSNPCKNGGYCQNMVNRFQCVCEMTFAGETCEVDLNAESVTSQLLLSISLVCVVLLLVVFGVTTALVIALNRRATRGTYSPSRQEKEGSRVEMWNIVQPPPMERLI
- the crb1 gene encoding protein crumbs homolog 1 precursor (The RefSeq protein has 11 substitutions compared to this genomic sequence); the encoded protein is MDMDLAVWGSVWLRLVACVLFVLLQWTESVTLLKTSTLCLDNPCQHQSECREALSDFLCQCQTTVPVFPSTRCDSSSTLCQLSICQGNATCQPTGAHPGELVCQCDSGLLGQDCLSSAQLCAQGHCGDSAHCLAVRDQSPGYACICQEGYTGRSCEKEVDHCSPNPCRNRAICRSRRNGPTCFCVPGFQGQLCEIEVNECVSRPCRNGATCVDKIGHYICLCRPGYMGSSCELEIDECQSQPCLHGASCHDHINGFTCTCLAGFQGESCEINIDECRDQPCQNGALCVDEINSYRCDCSQTANFTGVDCEIPPPPCWSQPCLNSALCEDQQENYTCNCWPGFEGRNCEVDVSECESSPCVNEGICMELSWKTLYGTEPLFTARYNPRLASGFICKCPPGFSGALCEQNTTACTTSPCHNGATCEDFLGSYKCICPSESEDGVLYGGRNCSEPLTGCEGHECQNGASCIPFLSEGVHGYSCICQPGYTGSYCQTLTVFSFETSRAFLHLQTPLLGAETYFNITLSFRTVLENTVLFQRGSGGVTLSLEIQETHLILDLKTDPQPNATSWTLMLPQVVSDGEWHTVEAVLGEGTLLLQLLEPCQGGQNCGTTAQVKIGALELESALLSTFVGGLDEGGSSRSFIGCMRDLLVDSQLMIPEDWLSSSAVNVVQGCSHHDRCLSGPCENHGECVNLWQGYQCKCLRPYVGQNCDEEYITTRFGQEDSTSYAVFTINDEPDSETLHLSMFLRTRKDSGLLVLLANSTSDYLQMWLEKGKLTVQVNNLKTVTGERVLNDGERHFVSVTIEDGMMTLQNSDHEFEATYVQPVSIQFGDTINVGGLFDVQALTAFGGHFKGCLQDLQLNEKKLEFFPIDTSAMSYKPDRVVEVTAGCTSDDTCSKNPCQNGGICFSSWDDFTCNCPPNTSGQHCEEVSWCDLNPCPPQAICKALNQGYECISNVTFQENTTLVYQGNGLISRHLTSIVFNIRTRKRNAIVLHAESGSEFVTVSLQDGFLVLELLSGPTTSSSLSPVTLHSPRVVADGEWHVIELLMATPGSNSSHWIMVPLDEKDEPTKSDSMTGNLDFLRESVYIMLGGLGPDSGSNLIGCLSNVEIGGIVLPYYGQTEVRFPRTQEEMFNKISEEPVQTGCFGEVVCEPNPCLHGGICDDHFNLFHCFCLPGWGGDHCELNTNTCASNPCRHGYCSVQDLTYNCTCEDGYTGTNCEMKVDACAGHRCANGATCLRGFNMYSCLCTDKFTGPLCNIQIEEVPWYVVVRNIPPKLPVSICGDEQQNYTCFNGGNCSDTNMPCDCHPGFSGHWCELELDECRSNPCKNGGYCQNMVNRFQCVCEMTFAGETCEVDLNAESVTSQLLLSISLVCVVLLLVVFGVTTALVIALNRRATRGTYSPSRQEKEGSRVEMWNIVQPPPMERLI